Proteins encoded by one window of Clostridium bornimense:
- the hisC gene encoding histidinol-phosphate transaminase, whose translation MSKYWNSTVKQLQPYVPGEQPKDMKYIKLNTNESPYPPSPRVLEAISEGNNGTLRLYPDPNTDNLRNVVAEYYDIDKDEVFVGNGSDEVLAFSFMTFFSPEKKVLFPDITYSFYKVYAKLLNLDTEIIPLDEEFNIPIEKLCKNSGGVVLANPNAPTSKEVSIDDIKRILESNRDNVVIVDEAYIDFGGASVVNLIKDYDNLLVVQTLSKSRALAGLRVGFALGSKELIEGLNRLKNSINSYTIDRIAIVGAIAAFEDEAYFKELTSKIINTREETIVKLRDIGFKVMDSKANFVFVSHKKMKAEEIFKELRKKGILVRYFNEPRINNFLRITIGTDEEMKTLIEELKNILN comes from the coding sequence ATGAGTAAATATTGGAATAGTACAGTTAAACAACTTCAGCCATATGTACCAGGTGAACAACCAAAAGATATGAAATATATAAAGTTAAATACTAATGAAAGTCCATATCCACCATCACCACGGGTATTAGAAGCTATATCTGAAGGAAACAATGGAACACTAAGACTTTATCCAGACCCTAATACGGATAATCTTAGAAATGTAGTAGCAGAATATTATGATATAGATAAAGATGAGGTTTTTGTGGGAAATGGATCAGATGAAGTGTTAGCATTCTCTTTTATGACATTTTTTTCACCAGAAAAAAAAGTTTTATTTCCAGATATAACATATAGTTTTTATAAAGTTTATGCAAAATTATTAAATTTGGATACAGAAATTATTCCATTAGATGAAGAATTCAATATTCCTATAGAAAAACTTTGCAAAAATAGTGGAGGTGTTGTATTAGCAAATCCTAATGCACCTACTAGCAAAGAAGTATCAATAGATGATATAAAAAGAATATTAGAATCAAATAGGGATAATGTTGTTATAGTTGATGAAGCTTATATTGATTTTGGAGGAGCTTCTGTAGTTAATTTAATAAAAGATTATGACAATTTATTGGTAGTACAAACTTTGTCTAAATCTAGAGCATTAGCAGGGTTAAGAGTAGGATTTGCTTTGGGTTCAAAAGAGTTAATTGAAGGGTTAAATAGATTAAAGAATTCTATCAATTCATATACTATTGATAGAATAGCTATAGTAGGTGCCATAGCTGCTTTTGAAGATGAAGCTTATTTTAAGGAATTAACTTCAAAGATAATAAACACTAGAGAAGAAACAATAGTAAAGTTAAGAGATATCGGATTTAAAGTTATGGATTCTAAAGCTAATTTTGTATTTGTGAGCCATAAAAAAATGAAAGCAGAAGAGATATTTAAAGAATTAAGAAAAAAAGGTATATTAGTAAGATATTTTAATGAACCTAGAATTAATAATTTCTTAAGAATTACTATAGGTACAGATGAAGAAATGAAAACTTTAATAGAAGAATTAAAGAATATTTTAAATTAA
- a CDS encoding ferredoxin hydrogenase, with amino-acid sequence MGVITINGKEIQFSGEPTILEVATENHIDISTLCFLEECSDIGTCGVCVVEIQGKDQLFKACVAKAEDGMIVETKTPKVEEEIKSRLSAILDKHNFKCGPCKRKENCELLKLIIKHRARASKPFIVKDPQEYIDDRSKSIVIDRSKCVMCGRCVEACKNKTNTESIKFQTKDNKDIIAPEKFKCFDDTKCLLCGQCVIACPVDALYEKSHLDRVKEALEDPKKHVIVAMAPSIRTSMGEMFKMGYGVDVTGKLYTALRILGFDKVFDINFGADLTIVEEATELVDRIKNNGKFPMFTSCCSSWVRLVENYYPELLDNLSSTKSPQQIFGTASKTYYPKIEGLDPKDVFTVTIMPCTAKKYEADREGMENYGIRNIDAVLTTRELAKMIKDSKIDFKNLEDGKVDEAMGLYTGAGAIFGVTGGVMEATLRTAKDLLEGKSLPDVDYEDVRGFKGIKEATVEMAGKEYNVAVINGAANLFEFINSGKINEKQYHFIEVMACPGGCIDGGGQPHVPSMDRFNFLIKDLRSSVLYTQDRELPRRKAHKNAAILKMYESYMGKPGEGLAHDILHFKYKK; translated from the coding sequence ATGGGTGTAATTACTATTAACGGGAAAGAAATTCAGTTCAGTGGTGAACCTACGATATTAGAAGTTGCTACTGAAAATCATATTGATATTTCTACATTATGTTTTTTAGAGGAATGTAGTGATATTGGAACTTGTGGAGTATGCGTTGTAGAAATACAGGGAAAAGATCAATTGTTTAAAGCATGTGTTGCAAAAGCGGAAGATGGTATGATAGTTGAAACAAAAACACCGAAGGTTGAAGAAGAAATAAAGTCTAGACTTTCAGCAATATTAGATAAACATAATTTTAAATGTGGTCCTTGTAAAAGAAAAGAAAATTGTGAATTATTAAAGCTTATTATAAAGCATAGAGCAAGAGCATCTAAACCTTTTATTGTTAAAGATCCACAAGAATATATTGATGATAGAAGTAAATCTATAGTTATAGATAGAAGTAAATGCGTTATGTGTGGAAGATGTGTGGAAGCTTGTAAAAATAAAACTAATACAGAATCGATAAAGTTTCAAACTAAAGACAATAAAGATATTATAGCACCAGAAAAATTCAAATGTTTTGATGATACGAAATGTTTATTGTGTGGACAATGTGTCATTGCATGTCCTGTAGATGCATTATATGAAAAATCACATTTAGATAGAGTGAAAGAAGCTTTAGAAGATCCTAAGAAACATGTAATTGTTGCTATGGCACCTTCTATAAGAACCTCTATGGGTGAAATGTTTAAAATGGGCTATGGTGTAGATGTTACAGGGAAATTATATACAGCATTAAGGATTCTAGGATTTGATAAGGTATTTGATATAAATTTTGGAGCAGATTTGACAATAGTTGAAGAAGCAACGGAGTTAGTAGATAGAATAAAGAATAATGGAAAATTTCCAATGTTTACATCTTGTTGTTCTTCATGGGTAAGACTTGTAGAAAACTACTATCCAGAATTACTAGATAATCTATCTAGTACTAAGTCTCCACAACAGATATTTGGTACAGCTAGTAAAACATATTATCCTAAAATAGAGGGGTTAGATCCCAAAGATGTATTTACAGTTACTATAATGCCTTGTACTGCTAAAAAATATGAAGCAGATAGAGAAGGTATGGAGAACTATGGAATAAGAAATATAGATGCGGTGTTAACAACAAGAGAATTAGCTAAAATGATTAAAGATAGCAAAATTGATTTTAAAAACTTAGAAGATGGTAAAGTTGATGAGGCAATGGGATTATACACAGGTGCTGGTGCTATCTTTGGAGTTACTGGTGGAGTAATGGAGGCTACCCTTAGAACGGCGAAAGACTTACTTGAAGGAAAAAGTTTACCAGATGTAGACTATGAAGATGTTAGAGGTTTCAAAGGAATAAAAGAAGCTACAGTAGAAATGGCAGGAAAAGAATATAATGTAGCTGTTATTAATGGTGCGGCTAATCTGTTTGAATTTATTAATAGTGGGAAGATAAATGAAAAACAATATCATTTTATTGAAGTAATGGCATGTCCTGGAGGGTGTATAGATGGAGGAGGACAACCACATGTACCATCAATGGATAGATTTAATTTTTTAATAAAAGATTTGAGATCATCAGTACTATATACTCAAGATAGGGAATTACCGAGAAGAAAAGCTCATAAAAATGCAGCAATTTTAAAAATGTATGAGAGCTATATGGGAAAGCCTGGAGAAGGATTAGCTCATGATATATTACATTTTAAGTATAAGAAATAA
- a CDS encoding HAD-IC family P-type ATPase: MRKLRIQSAADISGLNDEEVQERIDRGQVNILPKTPSRTISQIIKANVFNVFNGLNFILAVIVCIAGSPKNALFSMVIFTNTIIGIFQEVRSKITLEKLSVLSSIGATVMRNGYKVKVNIEEIVKDDVVLLENGDQIVADGIVIGEDTFEVDESLLTGESDPIVKKRGDKILSGSFVVAGKGYFKVTNVGSDTYVAKLANEAKKFKTINSEMQDAINKIIRTIIWLILPVGILLMSTQIIFSGKKWNEAAIAAVAGIIGMVPEGLVLLTSVTFMVGVITLSKYKTVVQELPATEVLARVNVLCLDKTGTLTEGILEVAEIKLLSNFNIDEVMATLAHAFPSKNPTQVALMNKYHNKGNVEVKKIVPFSSSRKWSGASLKGMGSWIIGAPEMILKEKYHYIREKVESEAKKGRRVLLLAHFPEENITEKLPNNVGAVALIMLEDIIRAEAPSTLKYFEHQGVEIKIISGDNPITVSAVAKRAGVKKSEKYIDARALPDDIEELSELVKEYSVFGRVTPHQKKNLVKALQYNNNTVAMTGDGVNDVLALKEADCGIAMASGSDATRAVAQLVLLDSNFSALPKVVEEGRKMINNLERVSNLYLSKTFFSLIMSIVFCIIVLPYPFEPIQLTLIGSITIGIPSFFLAISPNKEVVKKGFLRRILNISLPNALVFALFTIGAYLFSMMSGLGVMDSRTVAVMIAGGIGLIILIDVSRPFNGFKALLFLSMLTAFIAAFILPITQKIFNLKMVPFIFIVISVAIIILAAVVMPVFQVIFSKLLDRLYKK, translated from the coding sequence ATGAGAAAATTAAGGATACAAAGCGCAGCGGATATTTCAGGTTTAAATGATGAAGAAGTTCAAGAACGAATAGATAGAGGACAAGTGAATATTTTACCAAAGACGCCATCTAGAACTATATCTCAAATAATTAAAGCAAATGTATTTAATGTATTTAACGGATTGAATTTTATTTTAGCAGTTATAGTATGCATTGCTGGTTCACCTAAAAATGCTCTTTTTTCAATGGTTATTTTCACTAATACTATAATAGGAATATTTCAAGAAGTAAGATCAAAAATAACATTAGAGAAATTATCAGTGTTAAGTAGTATAGGCGCTACTGTAATGAGAAATGGATATAAAGTAAAAGTAAATATAGAAGAAATAGTTAAGGATGATGTTGTATTATTAGAAAATGGAGATCAGATTGTAGCTGATGGAATTGTTATTGGAGAAGATACTTTTGAAGTTGATGAATCACTATTAACAGGAGAGTCAGATCCGATAGTAAAGAAAAGAGGGGATAAAATTTTATCAGGTAGCTTTGTAGTAGCAGGAAAAGGGTATTTTAAAGTTACTAATGTAGGTTCAGATACTTATGTTGCTAAGCTTGCTAATGAGGCAAAGAAATTTAAAACTATAAATTCTGAAATGCAAGATGCTATAAATAAAATAATTCGAACAATTATATGGTTAATACTACCTGTAGGTATACTTTTAATGAGTACACAAATAATATTTAGTGGGAAGAAGTGGAATGAAGCTGCTATTGCTGCTGTTGCAGGGATTATAGGTATGGTTCCGGAAGGGTTAGTATTATTAACAAGTGTAACTTTTATGGTAGGTGTAATAACTTTGTCAAAATACAAAACTGTTGTTCAAGAATTACCTGCCACAGAAGTTTTAGCTAGGGTTAATGTATTATGTTTAGATAAAACTGGAACGCTTACAGAAGGAATTCTAGAAGTGGCTGAAATTAAGTTACTATCTAATTTTAACATAGATGAAGTTATGGCAACGTTAGCTCATGCTTTTCCAAGTAAAAATCCTACCCAGGTAGCACTTATGAATAAATATCATAACAAAGGTAATGTTGAGGTAAAAAAGATAGTGCCATTTTCATCATCAAGAAAATGGAGCGGAGCTAGTTTGAAAGGAATGGGATCTTGGATTATAGGAGCTCCTGAGATGATATTAAAAGAGAAATATCATTATATTAGAGAGAAGGTAGAGTCAGAGGCTAAAAAAGGAAGAAGAGTATTATTGTTAGCACATTTTCCAGAAGAAAATATAACAGAAAAATTACCTAATAATGTTGGAGCAGTAGCTTTAATAATGTTAGAAGATATTATAAGAGCAGAAGCACCAAGTACTTTGAAATATTTTGAACATCAAGGTGTTGAAATAAAGATAATTTCTGGAGATAACCCAATTACAGTATCTGCTGTAGCTAAAAGAGCTGGTGTAAAAAAATCAGAAAAATACATAGATGCAAGAGCGTTACCTGATGATATAGAGGAATTATCAGAGCTTGTTAAGGAATATAGTGTTTTTGGTAGAGTAACACCACATCAAAAAAAGAATTTAGTGAAAGCACTTCAGTATAATAATAATACCGTGGCTATGACTGGAGATGGTGTCAACGATGTTTTAGCCTTAAAGGAAGCTGATTGTGGAATAGCTATGGCTTCTGGAAGTGATGCTACAAGGGCAGTGGCTCAACTAGTACTTCTTGACTCGAACTTTAGTGCTTTACCTAAAGTAGTTGAAGAAGGAAGAAAGATGATTAATAATCTAGAGAGAGTTTCTAATTTATATTTATCAAAAACTTTCTTTTCTCTTATTATGTCTATAGTATTTTGTATTATAGTATTGCCATACCCTTTTGAGCCAATACAGTTAACACTAATAGGTTCAATTACCATAGGAATTCCTTCGTTTTTCTTGGCGATATCACCAAATAAAGAGGTGGTAAAAAAGGGATTTTTAAGGAGAATATTAAATATATCATTACCAAATGCATTAGTATTTGCATTATTTACTATTGGTGCATATTTATTTTCTATGATGAGCGGATTAGGAGTAATGGATAGTAGAACTGTTGCAGTAATGATTGCTGGTGGAATAGGTTTAATAATATTAATAGATGTATCAAGACCGTTTAATGGATTTAAAGCACTATTATTTTTATCTATGCTTACCGCATTTATAGCAGCATTTATATTACCAATAACACAAAAAATATTTAACTTAAAAATGGTACCATTTATTTTCATAGTTATTTCAGTGGCAATAATAATTTTAGCGGCGGTTGTCATGCCCGTATTCCAAGTTATATTTTCTAAGTTACTTGATCGATTATATAAAAAATAA